The nucleotide sequence TAGTCTCTGTGGCGCGTATTTTATATCAAGAGCCTAAGGCTTAGGGTTTTTATGTGTAATTTCACAATATTGCTAAGCGAACAGATAAAAAATCAGAAGATGCTTGACCTTGTATCTAACTCCAAGGTTTATACTCGCCTTAAGTTGCTACAGGTGTGGATTGAGACATGTATAAGATTGGCGAGTTGGCGAGTGAATGCCAAATCAAAACCGACACACTGAGATTTTATGAAAAACATGGGTTGTTAACCCCAAGCGTGCGCTCTGATTCTGGCTATCGTTTTTATACCGACAAGGATGCTGAGCGCTTAAAGTTTATTTTGCGTGCCAAAGCTGTGGGATTCACCTTATCTGAAATCAACGAGTTGCTGTCAATTGAGCTAGATAAAGCCAATTGGCAATGCGTTGACGTTAAGGCGCTGGTGGACAGTAAATTCACCCAAGTGGTTGCCAAAATTGCCGAGCTGCAAAAGTTTCGTGATTCGTTAAAACGCTTATCAGATTCTTGTTGCGGTGGCCCTGAAAGCGCTGAATGTTGCTCGATTCTGGAAGCGCTAGAATCTGCTACTGGCGAAATTAAACCTGAAATTCATGGCCATTGTTGCCAGACTCCCCCCATAGCTGGCAAGGACAGTTAATATGCTATTAGAAA is from Shewanella sp. SNU WT4 and encodes:
- the zntR gene encoding Zn(2+)-responsive transcriptional regulator encodes the protein MYKIGELASECQIKTDTLRFYEKHGLLTPSVRSDSGYRFYTDKDAERLKFILRAKAVGFTLSEINELLSIELDKANWQCVDVKALVDSKFTQVVAKIAELQKFRDSLKRLSDSCCGGPESAECCSILEALESATGEIKPEIHGHCCQTPPIAGKDS